One genomic region from Nocardioides plantarum encodes:
- a CDS encoding molybdopterin oxidoreductase family protein codes for MTRTHCPYCSLQCGMSLASGRGGRTLEVLAWPEFPVNEGALCRKGWTATGLRGHRERLTTPLLRDRATGELRTVSWDDALDHVAARLTTIQEQHGNDAVAVFGGGGLTNEKAYLLGKLARVALGTSRIDYNGRWCMSSAASAGNQAFGVDRGLPFPLADVEQTDVLVLVGSNLAETMPPAARHLDRLRERGGKVVVIDPRRTPTADRADLFLQPVPGTDLPLALGILHLLGAAGAVDEDYVATRTTGFDDVRRSVASWWPERVERVSGVEATELRTLADLLSSAEKVTVLTARGAEQHSEGTATVLAWINVALALGMCGKPSAGYGCLTGQGNGQGGREHGQKSDQLPGYRMIDDPAARDHVARVWGVEPASLPGKGLSAYELLDALGTEGGPRAMLVHASNIVVSAPNAVHVADRLAALDLLVVADVVMSETAAMADVVLPVTQWAEETGTMTNLEGRVILRQQAVAPPEGVRSDLDVIAGLAARLGSTAAFPTDPEEAFAELALASAGGRADYAGITYDRIREEHGVFWPCPDAEHPGTPRLFADSFATADGRARFVAVESVGAAEQPDDDYPVHLTTGRVLAQYQSGAQTRRIADLPDDGPFVELHPLLASRIGARDGEPVVVTTRRGELKAPCRVVTTIRPDTVFVPFHWVGANRLTHDALDPSSRMPAFKVCAAAVRS; via the coding sequence GTGACCCGGACCCACTGTCCCTACTGCAGCCTGCAGTGCGGCATGAGCCTCGCCTCCGGGCGCGGCGGCCGCACGCTGGAGGTGCTGGCGTGGCCGGAGTTCCCGGTCAACGAGGGGGCGCTGTGCCGCAAGGGCTGGACCGCCACCGGCCTGCGCGGCCACCGCGAGCGGCTGACCACGCCGCTGCTGCGCGACCGCGCGACCGGTGAGCTGCGCACGGTCTCGTGGGACGACGCGCTCGACCACGTCGCGGCCCGTCTCACGACGATCCAGGAGCAGCACGGCAACGACGCCGTGGCGGTCTTCGGCGGCGGCGGGCTGACCAACGAGAAGGCCTACCTGCTCGGCAAGCTCGCCCGCGTCGCGCTCGGCACCAGCCGGATCGACTACAACGGCCGCTGGTGCATGAGCTCGGCTGCCTCGGCCGGCAACCAGGCGTTCGGCGTCGACCGCGGGCTGCCGTTCCCGTTGGCCGACGTCGAGCAGACCGACGTCCTGGTGCTCGTCGGCTCCAACCTCGCCGAGACGATGCCGCCCGCCGCGCGCCACCTCGACCGGCTGCGCGAGCGCGGTGGCAAGGTCGTCGTGATCGACCCCCGTCGTACGCCGACCGCGGACCGCGCCGACCTCTTCCTCCAGCCCGTCCCGGGCACCGATCTCCCCCTGGCCCTGGGGATCCTCCACCTCCTCGGCGCCGCCGGCGCCGTCGACGAGGACTACGTCGCGACCCGCACGACCGGCTTCGACGACGTACGCCGCTCGGTCGCCTCGTGGTGGCCGGAGCGGGTCGAGCGGGTGTCGGGGGTGGAGGCCACCGAGCTGCGCACGCTGGCCGACCTGCTGTCGAGCGCCGAGAAGGTCACCGTGCTCACCGCCCGGGGCGCCGAGCAGCACAGCGAGGGCACCGCGACGGTGCTCGCCTGGATCAACGTCGCCCTCGCGCTCGGGATGTGCGGCAAGCCGTCGGCGGGCTACGGCTGCCTGACCGGGCAGGGCAACGGGCAGGGCGGGCGCGAGCACGGCCAGAAGTCCGACCAGCTGCCCGGCTACCGGATGATCGACGACCCGGCGGCGCGCGACCACGTCGCCCGGGTGTGGGGCGTGGAGCCCGCATCCCTGCCGGGCAAGGGGTTGTCGGCGTACGAGCTGCTCGACGCGCTCGGCACCGAGGGCGGCCCGAGGGCGATGCTCGTGCACGCCAGCAACATCGTCGTCTCGGCCCCCAACGCCGTCCACGTCGCCGACCGGCTGGCCGCGCTCGACCTGCTCGTCGTGGCCGACGTGGTGATGAGCGAGACCGCTGCGATGGCCGACGTCGTGCTGCCCGTGACGCAGTGGGCCGAGGAGACCGGCACCATGACCAACCTCGAGGGCCGGGTGATCCTGCGCCAGCAGGCCGTCGCGCCGCCCGAGGGCGTGCGGTCCGACCTCGACGTGATCGCCGGGCTCGCCGCGCGGCTGGGTTCGACCGCGGCCTTCCCGACCGACCCGGAGGAGGCGTTCGCCGAGCTGGCGCTGGCCTCGGCCGGCGGGCGGGCGGACTACGCGGGCATCACCTACGACCGGATCCGCGAGGAGCACGGCGTGTTCTGGCCGTGCCCCGACGCCGAGCACCCGGGGACGCCGCGGCTGTTCGCCGACTCGTTCGCCACCGCCGACGGTCGAGCGCGGTTCGTCGCGGTCGAGTCGGTCGGGGCGGCCGAGCAGCCCGACGACGACTACCCGGTGCACCTCACGACCGGCCGGGTCCTCGCGCAGTACCAGTCCGGCGCCCAGACCCGACGGATCGCCGACCTGCCCGACGACGGCCCGTTCGTCGAGCTGCACCCGCTGCTGGCGTCGCGCATCGGCGCGCGCGACGGCGAGCCCGTCGTGGTCACCACGCGTCGCGGCGAGCTCAAGGCGCCGTGTCGGGTCGTGACCACGATCCGACCCGACACGGTCTTCGTGCCGTTCCACTGGGTCGGCGCCAACCGGCTCACCCACGACGCGCTCGACCCGTCGAGCCGGATGCCGGCGTTCAAGGTCTGCGCCGCGGCGGTGCGGTCGTGA
- a CDS encoding FAD-dependent oxidoreductase — protein MSRPTKVVVVGAGMGAVRLAEGLAGSGDPIEVTLVGDETHLPYNRILLSAVLEGTHSADALTLRSADWYADHRIDLRLGTRVLEIDRPAHEVVLVDGTRLTYDRLVLATGSIPTLPPIRGLVRVDGRLHPDVHAFRSLDDCRRLAAALSPSTADTRRAVVVGGGLLGLQVARALSVRGVVTEIVEGAEHLLASQVGTQAGRILARDLRRLGTEIYTGARAVRLTEDGLRLDNGHTLSTDLVVLTAGGRPSTALARAAGLDVRRGVVVDDHLTTSDPAIHAIGDCAQHHDRTTGFVPPAWEQAEVLAAHLRGEPTSYDGSRTVARLRATDLDVAVLGDVDAVGEVVEVANPVVGSHRRLVVANGRIVAATLVGDLSRIGLITQLYDRRTRLGPHEPGDLLLGASTGSTSDVGLVVNDASEVCSCAGVTAGAIRACASLDDVRNTTRATTGCGGCSETVRHLLATRTPRIDLEGATP, from the coding sequence GTGAGCCGCCCGACGAAGGTCGTCGTCGTCGGCGCCGGGATGGGCGCGGTCCGCCTCGCCGAGGGCCTGGCCGGGTCGGGCGACCCGATCGAGGTGACGCTCGTCGGCGACGAGACCCACCTGCCCTACAACCGGATCCTGCTGTCGGCGGTCCTCGAGGGCACCCACAGCGCCGACGCGCTCACCCTCCGCTCGGCCGACTGGTACGCCGACCACCGGATCGACCTGCGGCTCGGCACCCGCGTGCTCGAGATCGACCGCCCGGCGCACGAGGTGGTGCTGGTCGACGGCACCCGGCTGACCTACGACCGGCTCGTCCTCGCCACCGGCTCGATCCCGACGCTGCCGCCGATCCGGGGGCTGGTGCGCGTCGACGGCCGGCTCCACCCCGACGTCCACGCGTTCCGCAGCCTCGACGACTGCCGCCGGCTCGCAGCGGCACTCAGCCCGTCGACGGCCGACACGCGTCGCGCGGTCGTGGTCGGCGGTGGACTTCTCGGGCTCCAGGTCGCCCGGGCGCTGTCCGTGCGCGGCGTCGTCACGGAGATCGTCGAGGGCGCCGAGCACCTGCTCGCCAGTCAGGTCGGCACCCAGGCCGGCCGCATCCTCGCCCGCGACCTGCGCCGGCTCGGCACCGAGATCTACACCGGCGCCCGCGCCGTCCGGCTGACCGAGGACGGCCTCCGCCTCGACAACGGCCACACCCTCTCCACCGACCTGGTGGTCCTGACCGCCGGCGGCCGTCCGTCGACCGCGCTCGCCCGGGCCGCCGGGCTCGACGTACGTCGCGGGGTCGTCGTCGACGACCACCTCACCACCAGCGACCCCGCGATCCACGCGATCGGCGACTGCGCCCAGCACCACGACCGCACGACCGGGTTCGTGCCGCCGGCCTGGGAGCAGGCCGAGGTGCTCGCGGCTCACCTGCGCGGCGAGCCGACGTCGTACGACGGCAGCCGGACGGTCGCGCGGCTGCGCGCCACCGACCTCGACGTCGCCGTGCTGGGTGACGTGGACGCGGTCGGCGAGGTGGTGGAGGTGGCCAACCCGGTCGTCGGCTCGCACCGCCGGCTCGTGGTCGCCAACGGCCGCATCGTCGCGGCCACCCTCGTCGGCGACCTGTCGCGCATCGGCCTGATAACCCAGCTCTACGACCGGCGTACCCGCCTCGGGCCGCACGAGCCCGGCGACCTGCTCCTGGGGGCCTCGACAGGCTCGACCAGCGATGTGGGCCTCGTCGTCAACGACGCCTCCGAGGTCTGCTCCTGCGCCGGCGTCACCGCCGGCGCCATCCGCGCGTGTGCCTCGCTCGACGACGTCCGCAACACCACCCGCGCCACCACCGGCTGCGGCGGCTGCTCCGAGACCGTCCGCCACCTGCTCGCCACCCGCACCCCCCGCATCGACCTGGAAGGAGCCACCCCGTGA
- a CDS encoding MFS transporter: protein MTTTAPAPTAETLATARRGTHWIDDWRPEDEEFWENGGKQVARRNLLWSIFAEHLGFSVWLIWSVSSAFLVAQGFEFSPQQLFVLVALPNLVGSLLRLPYTFAVPRFGGRNWTMVSAALLLIPTLLFAYVVQQPGTPYWVFCVIAATAGFGGGNFASSMANINFFFPAAKKGAALGLNAAGGNLGVSLIQLLLPVMVGGAGIFGLVKASEGGIDLQHAAYVYAGLAVVATVAAALWMDNLTSAVSKPREQLQVVKNKQTWVMAFLYIGTFGSFIGYSAAMPLLIKLNFWRQPVPGVEGIGINFVYYAFLGALVGSVTRPLGGWLADKYGGAKVTLAAFGGMVVGTLGILFTLSRLQTLPPAPTAERLAAIKADPASFEFPPAVRAAVESNSDVFPWFLAIFLVVFACTGIGNGSTYKMIPAIFRTEAERATTPNTAERTVAVHDATKRSSAAIGVIGAVGAIGGFLIPIAFSSPWVDDPLSATKGAFTVFTCFYVVCAAVTYGVYLRRTTSATSYATAGI, encoded by the coding sequence ATGACGACGACCGCCCCGGCCCCGACGGCCGAGACCCTGGCCACCGCCCGCCGCGGCACGCACTGGATCGACGACTGGCGTCCCGAGGACGAGGAGTTCTGGGAGAACGGTGGCAAGCAGGTCGCTCGGCGCAACCTGCTGTGGTCGATCTTCGCCGAGCACCTCGGCTTCTCGGTCTGGCTGATCTGGAGCGTCAGCTCGGCGTTCCTGGTCGCGCAGGGCTTCGAGTTCTCGCCGCAGCAGCTGTTCGTCCTGGTCGCGCTGCCCAACCTGGTCGGGTCGCTGCTGCGGCTGCCCTACACGTTCGCGGTGCCCCGCTTCGGCGGTCGCAACTGGACGATGGTCAGTGCGGCGCTGCTGCTGATCCCCACGCTGCTCTTCGCGTACGTCGTCCAGCAGCCCGGCACGCCGTACTGGGTCTTCTGCGTCATCGCCGCGACCGCCGGCTTCGGCGGCGGCAACTTCGCCAGCTCGATGGCCAACATCAACTTCTTCTTCCCGGCCGCCAAGAAGGGCGCCGCGCTCGGGCTCAACGCCGCCGGCGGCAACCTCGGCGTCTCGCTGATCCAGCTGCTGCTGCCCGTGATGGTCGGCGGCGCCGGGATCTTCGGCCTGGTCAAGGCCAGCGAGGGCGGCATCGACCTGCAGCACGCCGCCTACGTCTACGCCGGGCTCGCCGTCGTCGCGACCGTCGCTGCCGCGCTCTGGATGGACAACCTCACCTCGGCGGTCTCGAAGCCGCGCGAGCAGCTCCAGGTCGTCAAGAACAAGCAGACCTGGGTGATGGCCTTCCTCTACATCGGCACCTTCGGCTCGTTCATCGGCTACTCCGCCGCGATGCCGCTGCTGATCAAGCTCAACTTCTGGCGCCAGCCCGTGCCGGGCGTCGAGGGCATCGGCATCAACTTCGTCTACTACGCGTTCCTCGGCGCGCTCGTCGGGTCGGTGACCCGCCCGCTCGGCGGCTGGCTGGCCGACAAGTACGGCGGCGCGAAGGTCACGCTCGCCGCGTTCGGCGGCATGGTGGTCGGCACCCTCGGCATCCTGTTCACCCTCAGCCGGCTGCAGACGCTGCCGCCCGCGCCCACCGCCGAGAGACTGGCCGCGATCAAGGCGGACCCCGCGTCGTTCGAGTTCCCGCCCGCGGTCCGGGCGGCTGTCGAGAGCAACTCCGACGTCTTCCCGTGGTTCCTGGCGATCTTCCTGGTGGTCTTCGCCTGCACGGGCATCGGCAACGGGTCGACGTACAAGATGATCCCGGCCATCTTCCGCACCGAGGCCGAGCGGGCCACGACCCCGAACACCGCCGAGCGCACCGTCGCCGTGCACGACGCGACCAAGAGGTCGTCGGCCGCGATCGGCGTCATCGGCGCCGTGGGAGCGATCGGCGGCTTCCTCATCCCGATCGCCTTCTCCTCGCCGTGGGTCGACGACCCGCTCTCGGCCACGAAGGGGGCGTTCACCGTCTTCACGTGCTTCTACGTGGTCTGCGCGGCCGTCACCTACGGCGTCTACCTCCGGCGCACGACAAGCGCGACCAGCTACGCGACCGCAGGGATCTGA